The sequence below is a genomic window from Ochrobactrum quorumnocens.
GCCGATTATTGAAGCAGCCGGACAATACGCGGACTGATCGTATAATAGGCAATTAGGGTTTGGGTGAATATCCCTTGATTGCATTTCCGCCGTTCGCAAAAGCCGCAGCAAAGTACCCCTGACCTCACTTGCCGGGCCACCGGCGCAGCCCTTTCAACGGCAAATCCGAAAGACGATAGGCCCATGACCGAGCCTTCAAGTAAATTTTCGATAGATACGGCCAACGGTTTGTGCGGTGCGCTCCTCACCATGACCGGCGTTTTTTTTGCCTATCAGTCGCTGACTCTGGACCTTGGTACACCGCTGCGCATGGGGCCGGGATATTTCCCGCTTGTCCTTTCTGGTGCACTGATAGTGCTTGGACTGGTTGTTTTTGTCCAGGCGACACGTCTCTCCGGCGAGCCGATAGGCCCAATTGCATGGCGCGGCCTGCTCTTCATACTGCCGGCGCCGATATTCTTCGGCTTGACTGTGCGTGGCCTCGGCTTCATACCGTCACTGTTCCTGACATGCCTCATTGCTTCTTTCGGTTCGTTGCGCATGAACCCGTTCACAGCGATCATTCTTGCTGCTGCGATAACGGCATTCTCCGTCATTGTTTTTAGCTATGCGCTTGCACTTCCCTATCAACGTTTCGGACCCTGGTGGCCGGTTTAGGGAGCGCGGATATGGATCTTTTTGGCAATCTTGCGCTTGGTTTTTCGACCGCATCGACGCTTGCGAACCTCGGTTTCTGCCTAATCGGCGTGTTACTTGGCACATTGATCGGGGTCCTTCCAGGCATCGGTGCCACGGCAACTATCGCCATGCTTTTGCCGATCACGTTCCAGATCGGGGATCCGGTATCTGCGCTGATCATGCTTGCGGGTATCTATTATGGAGCCCAGTATGGCGGCTCGACCACCGCAATTCTCATCAACATGCCCGGAGAATCCTCGTCTGCGGTGACGGCCATCGACGGCTATCAGATGGCGCGGCAGGGCCGCGCCGGTGCAGCACTAGCAATCGCAGCAATAGGTTCGTTCTTTGCCGGTACTGTCTCCACCTTTCTGGTCGCAATCTTTGCTCCTCCACTCACCGAAATTGCTCTCAAATTCGGATCGGCTGAGTACTTCTCGCTAATGGTCGTCGGACTGGTGTCCTCCGTCGCGTTGGCGCACGGTTCGATAATTAAGGCTCTTTCGATGGTCGTTCTGGGACTTTTGCTCGGCCTTGTGGGGACCGATATCTATACCGGTACGCCACGTTTCACGCTCGGCATCACGGAATACGCTGATGGCCTCAATTTTGTCGCTGTTGCCGTTGGCGTATTTGGTATTGCAGAAATTCTACGCAATCTCGAAAACGAACATTCGCGCGAATTGCTGATGGCCAAGGTCACAGGATTGATGCCGACGCGAGATGATTTCAAGCGCATGACGGGACCAATCCTGCGCGGAACTGTGATCGGATCCGCCCTCGGTATTCTGCCTGGAGGTGGAGCTATTCTTGCATCATTTGCATCATATACTGTGGAAAAGCGTATATCCACGACACCTGAGGAATTCGGCAAGGGCGCAATTGCAGGTGTTGCAGGGCCAGAATCCGCTAACAATGCGGGCGCGCAGACATCCTTCATTCCAATGCTAACACTCGGCATTCCTGCCAACCCTGTTATGGCGCTGATGATCGGCGCCATGATTATTCAGGGCATCGTGCCGGGCCCGAATGTTGCAACCGAACAGCCAGCATTATTCTGGGGCGTGATCGCATCCATGTGGATCGGCAATCTTATGCTAATCATCCTGAACCTACCGCTGATTGGTCTATGGGTGAAGCTCCTAACCGTGCCTTACTATGTGCTGTTCCCGATTATTATGACGTTTTGTTCCATCGGCGTTTATAGTGTCAATTCCAATGTCTACGATCTCTTCGCAGTCGCATTTTTTGGCTTCATCGGCTATCTTCTCACCAAACTGCGTTGTGAACCTGCTCCCCTGCTATTGGGCTTTGTTCTCGGTCCATTGTTGGAAGAACATCTGCGTCGCGCCATGATCCTGTCTCGCGGAGATCCTGCAACGTTCGTCACCCGGCCGATCAGCGCCACTCTGCTTACCCTGGCGGCAGTCGTTCTCGTGGTTGTGCTGCTTCCATCGGTACGCAAGAAGCGCGACGAGGTCTTCGTCGACGAGGGATAACCCGGCTTGAACCAAGAGCTGACCATGATACTGTGGTTTTATATAAGAAGTGATCTTGGACAATCGTTCCACGTTGTCAGTCTATGCGTCGCGAAACTTTTTTGCCTTTGACTCACCCAGCCTTATACCTCGTCAAGACAGATGGAATGTGAGTCCGATCAATCCTGGTATGTTCGTACAACTGACAGTGGAATGTGAATGGCCGCAAAGCGAAATTCCACCGCAGGATTCCTCTTCTCATCGGCAGCCAGATTTACAGGAAACAGGATAATCTCTATGAAGCCTCGACGTCGCTCGATCGGCCCCCGTCGCCGTTATCCCATTGCCTGTTCATAGTTCATCCGCCAGGGCGATACCCAAAAGCGCGGTTGTGTTGTGCGCGTAGCCATTGCTGCGCTTTGCTTTAAATGTATCAACCCAGCTCGAGCTGAGTGAATGTGGCGTAGATTGCAAACTTCCCTCGTACGGAACGTTCTAGCGAATGCTGAAAACTTCTGGATAGGGGGACGAGGCGACACATCATCACATCTGCGTCGACAACAAAAAACACGTGTCTTGCTGAATCTACGTTTTCGCTTGAAGCGGGCAAAAACTGAGGAAAGTGAATGCCGTCGGATGTCGACAATGCGCTAGAAATGCGTTGCCAGATCATCGCTATGTAGCAGATTGGATGGCCAGAAGGTTTGCTAATACCTTCTTTTACCTCCACACCATTCCCGTTTTATGTCGCTCGTATAGACGAGGGTCAGCTTTTGCGGCCAACCCCTGACGGGGTAAGACTCGCCCGCATTTTTTGCAAAATTCGATTTAGTTTTTCCATGCGAGGGCAGGCACTTTCACCCGCAAGCGGCAAAAGTGCGCCATCACTTAAATATGGCAAATAGAATTTTGCAAAAAATGCGGGTGAGCTGACCGCAGCAGATCCATCGTCTCTTCGTGCGCCATCGGGAATGGTCCCGAGCAACCGAAGGAAACAGAACCATGGCCACCACAATCGCAACCCTGACGCAGAAGACTGACGGTACTTTCGAGGGCGTTTTCGCCACCATCCGGGTCAATGCCCCGATCGCCATCGTCCCGAACACTACCAAGGTCAGTGAAGAAGCCCCCGATTTCCTGGTTATTCATCGCCTAAGCGGTTTCGAGATTGGCGCCGGATGGAACCGTATCGCCCGTCAGACCGGTGAAGAGTACGTCTCCATAAAGCTGGAAGCCCCGGAAATTGGCGTGCTCTTCGGCAACCTCGCGCAAGCCCCGGGCGGTGATCCGGATAGGAAAGTCATCCTCTGGAATAACCAGAACTGAACCACGAATGGAGCCGGTCCCGAATTTCGGGGCCGGCTTTTCTATGTAAGGTCCGGCTGTATCTGCACTGACAGTGGAACGAGAGCAGGTGTCGAACCTGCTTTCGTTCTTCTTATGACGAACAATCATCAGCAGAATGGAACCGGTTCTGATCCAGTGATTTTGTCTTGTATCCCCGTGCTCATTTTATCCGCAGCAGATCGAGGAACATTGACACTGCTTCTTCTTCCCGTTTGAAATGATGTATCTTTGTTTGTCCGGTTGCGCCGATACGATCCCATCTGCGTATCAGAAAGGGAGCCTGAACAGGGTAGTCTCGATAGACAGCACATAGGAATGCGGCATGGCATATGTTCGGGCGGGCCGCCTTCGACAATGGGATGCTGTGCGCTTCGCCTATGGAGCTTCTTTGAAACTGAGGGTTTAAGCGCCGTGTTCGACGAACGACCAAACATCGACGCGCATGCAGGGTTGCAGAACCTGCTTTGCCTGTTTCATCCGGTCGTTGATGTGTTAATGATCCGCGGATCATCACGCTGCCCATTGTGTTTGCGGCTTTCGTCAAGACCGAAGTCGCCCATGGGGTGCCTTATCGGTTGTTCCTTTTGATGACTGTCGGCTTTGTTGGAATATCGATGGGTTATTCGAGGTTCGCTGATTGGTTCGCGCTGCCCGGTGCTGAATCCTGCAGCACTCAGTTGCTGCCCTCCGCTGCGCTCACAATATTCAGTGACTTTTATGTTTCCCCGCTTTGACGAACCGGTTGACTTCTGCGGCTTCGTCCATTTCCTTTCGCCGGAAATAGATCGCACGACCACACCGGATCGGACTGTGTGGCCCTGTAGGATGATGATCTGCTCGTCATTGGGCTGCATCTGAAACTGTAACATCTCCGCGCTCAGACACAGGGGATCGGAAAGCGATCTCGCCCAAATCCTGCAAGCGTTGATATTCTGTTGTTGCGGGTGACAATCTCGCCAGTTCCAGAAGTCCGCCCAGCAGGAATGCCCGATCGACATTTGATAAACCCGCACGAATGACGATACTACCGAGCAGGATTTTCTCTCGGGCCACTTTTTTGCGATCAGTTGCCATGAGGAGCCTCCGCCGCCGCTCCAATCTCGCCATTTGTCTGTTTATGCGGCCAAGCTGTTTCCCCATTGGTCTTCTTTGTTGGCGCTTTAGGAAATCGCGCGGCGATCTCTTCGACGATGCGATCGATGTCCTCATCGCTCAGTTCCATTTCTGCTAATCCTGCCTTTGTTGCAGCACGCGCAAAGCGGTCAGCCGATTTGACTATCAAGAGTTTTCGACGTTCACGCAGCTTTTCGATTTGTGTGTCGATATCGGCTATCGAAACTTTGGCGGCCATCAGTCGGCTTCCTTCTGTAGGGCAAAGTAGTTGGAAGCTTAACTGACTAGAAAACGACAGTCAAATAAGCTAGCCTGCATAGGCCTCCTGAACGTCACTGCGGCTATTTCGTCATGGATCATCTTTGGGAAAGGCGGCATCGGCCCTTGGGTCCGAATGATTTGAGGGCGCAATATACGTCGCTCGCGCGACGTTTCCTGGAAGGCGAGGAGATCGGTCGTGGCGATCATGTTCATCAGAGCGCAGGTAATCAGCAGAAGCGCGGGGCGTAGCGTCGTTTCGGCGGCCGCTTATCGTCATCGCGCCCGGATGTTGGACGAACAGGCTGGGACCTCTTTCAGCTATCGTGGTGGCGCCAGTGAACTCAAGCATGAAGAATTGGCGCTTCCGGACCAGGTCCCAGCGTGGCTGAGGTCCGCAATAGACGGCAGAAGTGTCGCTGCAGCAAGTGAGGCTTTGTGGAACGCGGTCGACGCGTTCGAGACGCGGGCGGATGCACAGCTTGCGCGTGAACTCATCATCGCACTGCCGGAGGAACTGACGCGGGGGGAGAACATAGCCCTTGTCCAGGAATTTGTTCGGGACAATCTGACTTCAAAGGGGATGATTGCTGACTGGGTTTATCACGACAAGGACGGCAATCCTCACATCCATCTGATGACGGCCTTGCGGCCGCTGACTGGAGAGGGGTTTGGGGGAAAGAACGTGCCGGTGCTTGGGGGTGATGGTGAGCCGCTCCGTGTGATCACGCCGGATCGACCGAATGGAAAGATCGTTTACAAGCTGTGGGCTGGCGACAAGGAGACGATGAAAGCCTGGAAGATCGCCTGGGCGCAAACAGCCAATCGGCATCTGACGCTTGCTGGCCATGACATTCGTCTTGATGGACGCTCCTATGCTGAGCAGGGCCTTGATGGAATTGCCCAGAAACATCTTGGGCCGAAAAAGGCGGCGTTGGCACGCAAGGGTATTGAGATGTATTTTGCACCGGCGGCCCTTGCCCATCGACAGGAGATGGCTGATCGGCTCCTGGCCGATCCCGGCTTGCTGCTGAAACAACTTGGCAACGAGCGCTCGACCTTTGATGAAAAGGATATGGCGAGAGCGCTGCACCGCTATGTCGACGATCCATCCGATTTTGCCAATATCCGTGCGCGGTTAATGGCATCGGACAATCTTGTCTTGTTGAAGGCGCAGCAAGTGGATTGGCAAACTGGCAAGGTGACTGAACCCGCAATATTCACCACGCGCGAAATTTTGCGCATCGAATATGACATGGCGCGCTCGGCGGAAGTTTTGTCACAGCGCAAGGGGTTTGGGATTGCGGACGCGAAGATTGCGAGGGCTGTCCGGAGTTTTGAAACGGCTGATCCGAACAAGTCTTTGGTGCTTGATCGTGAACAGGTTGAAGCCGTCCGTCATATTGCTGGTGACAGTGCCATTGCTGCTGTTGTTGGACTGGCAGGTGCCGGCAAGTCGACGCTTCTTGCCGCTGCCCGTGTTGCCTGGGAACATGAGCATCGTCGTGTCTTCGGAGCAGCTCTTGCAGGAAAGGCTGCGGAAGGACTGGAGGAGAGTTCTGGTATCAAATCGCGAACCCTTGCGGCGTGCGAACTTGCCTGGGAAAATGGTCGTGATCTGCTCAAACAGGGCGACGTGTTGATCGTTGATGAAGCCGGTATGGTGTCCTCGCAACAAATGGCGCGGGTGTTGAAGGCGGCAGAGAATGCTGGTGCGAAGGTGGTTTTGGTCGGTGACGCGATGCAGCTTCAGCCCATCCAGGCGGGTGCTGCTTTCCGGGCCATAGCGGAGCGCATTGGCTTCGCTGAGCTTGCCGGTGTGCGCCGTCAGCGAGAAACATGGGCACGTGATGCCTCACGAATGTTGGCCCAGGGCAAGGTCGGGGAGGGGTTGGATGCCTATGCGCAACACGGGCATATATTCGAAGCTGAGCGGCGTAGCGAGGCCATAGAGCGTATTGTCACTGACTGGAGCAAGGCGCGCCAACAGGCAATTGCGACCTGTGTTGCCGCGCGCAACGGCGGACGACTGCGCGGCGATGAGATGCTCGTGCTTGCCCATACCAATGAAGATGTAAAGCGGCTCAATTCCTCCCTTCGTACTGTGATGAACAGGGAAGGCGCGTTAACAGAGGTTCGAGAATTCCGGACCGAGCGGGGTGTCCGCGAATTTGGCTCTGGTGATCGGATCATCTTCCTTGAAAATGCTCGGTTTGTTGAAAAGCGCGCAACCCGCCCTGGTCCACACTATGTCAAGAACGGCATGCTCGGCACGGTCGTTTCCACCGGTAGCAAGCGCGGTGGCCCACTGCTTTCAATCCGTCTCGACAATGGAAGTGATGTGGTCCTTAGTGAGGACAGTTATCGCAACATTGACCATGGCTATGCGGCGACGATCCATAAATCGCAAGGGTCGACCGTTGATCGGACCTTCGTACTTGCCAGCGGCATGATGGATCAGCATCTGACCTATGTGTCGATGACCCGCCATCGTGATCGGGCTGATCTTTATGCAGCGCGTGAGGACTTTGAACCAAAACCGGAATGGGGCGGGAAATCGCG
It includes:
- a CDS encoding tripartite tricarboxylate transporter TctB family protein, with amino-acid sequence MTEPSSKFSIDTANGLCGALLTMTGVFFAYQSLTLDLGTPLRMGPGYFPLVLSGALIVLGLVVFVQATRLSGEPIGPIAWRGLLFILPAPIFFGLTVRGLGFIPSLFLTCLIASFGSLRMNPFTAIILAAAITAFSVIVFSYALALPYQRFGPWWPV
- a CDS encoding WGR domain-containing protein, encoding MGSVMIRGSLTHQRPDETGKAGSATLHARRCLVVRRTRRLNPQFQRSSIGEAHSIPLSKAARPNICHAAFLCAVYRDYPVQAPFLIRRWDRIGATGQTKIHHFKREEEAVSMFLDLLRIK
- a CDS encoding tripartite tricarboxylate transporter permease, with amino-acid sequence MDLFGNLALGFSTASTLANLGFCLIGVLLGTLIGVLPGIGATATIAMLLPITFQIGDPVSALIMLAGIYYGAQYGGSTTAILINMPGESSSAVTAIDGYQMARQGRAGAALAIAAIGSFFAGTVSTFLVAIFAPPLTEIALKFGSAEYFSLMVVGLVSSVALAHGSIIKALSMVVLGLLLGLVGTDIYTGTPRFTLGITEYADGLNFVAVAVGVFGIAEILRNLENEHSRELLMAKVTGLMPTRDDFKRMTGPILRGTVIGSALGILPGGGAILASFASYTVEKRISTTPEEFGKGAIAGVAGPESANNAGAQTSFIPMLTLGIPANPVMALMIGAMIIQGIVPGPNVATEQPALFWGVIASMWIGNLMLIILNLPLIGLWVKLLTVPYYVLFPIIMTFCSIGVYSVNSNVYDLFAVAFFGFIGYLLTKLRCEPAPLLLGFVLGPLLEEHLRRAMILSRGDPATFVTRPISATLLTLAAVVLVVVLLPSVRKKRDEVFVDEG
- a CDS encoding TraC family protein, giving the protein MAAKVSIADIDTQIEKLRERRKLLIVKSADRFARAATKAGLAEMELSDEDIDRIVEEIAARFPKAPTKKTNGETAWPHKQTNGEIGAAAEAPHGN
- the traA gene encoding Ti-type conjugative transfer relaxase TraA, with the protein product MAIMFIRAQVISRSAGRSVVSAAAYRHRARMLDEQAGTSFSYRGGASELKHEELALPDQVPAWLRSAIDGRSVAAASEALWNAVDAFETRADAQLARELIIALPEELTRGENIALVQEFVRDNLTSKGMIADWVYHDKDGNPHIHLMTALRPLTGEGFGGKNVPVLGGDGEPLRVITPDRPNGKIVYKLWAGDKETMKAWKIAWAQTANRHLTLAGHDIRLDGRSYAEQGLDGIAQKHLGPKKAALARKGIEMYFAPAALAHRQEMADRLLADPGLLLKQLGNERSTFDEKDMARALHRYVDDPSDFANIRARLMASDNLVLLKAQQVDWQTGKVTEPAIFTTREILRIEYDMARSAEVLSQRKGFGIADAKIARAVRSFETADPNKSLVLDREQVEAVRHIAGDSAIAAVVGLAGAGKSTLLAAARVAWEHEHRRVFGAALAGKAAEGLEESSGIKSRTLAACELAWENGRDLLKQGDVLIVDEAGMVSSQQMARVLKAAENAGAKVVLVGDAMQLQPIQAGAAFRAIAERIGFAELAGVRRQRETWARDASRMLAQGKVGEGLDAYAQHGHIFEAERRSEAIERIVTDWSKARQQAIATCVAARNGGRLRGDEMLVLAHTNEDVKRLNSSLRTVMNREGALTEVREFRTERGVREFGSGDRIIFLENARFVEKRATRPGPHYVKNGMLGTVVSTGSKRGGPLLSIRLDNGSDVVLSEDSYRNIDHGYAATIHKSQGSTVDRTFVLASGMMDQHLTYVSMTRHRDRADLYAAREDFEPKPEWGGKSRVDHRMGVTGELVETGVAKFRPQDEETEQSPYADVKTDEGTIHRLWGVSLPRALSEGGVLKGDTVLLKKDGVEIVKVKIPVIDKETGRKSFEEREVERNVWTAKQLETAIIRSERIERESHRPELFGQLVERLGRSGAKTTTLDFESEAGYQAHVRDFARRRGIDTLAGAVAGIKQRVEQKLAWLDDKRGQVAKLWERASVAFDIVIERERSVSYNDDRFENLAARSPETSERGGGGPYLIAPTTRFARSLEEDARRAQLHSDRWREREAILRPVLEKIYRDPDRALARLNALASNRHTEPRRLAEDLATTPQRLGRLLGSDRLADGRAARGEHKQARAALSELSPLARAHATEFRRQAEGFGLREKQRRAHMALSIPALSKPAMARLLEIEAVRKSGGPDAYKTAFAYAVEDRLLVQQVKAVNEALTARFGYSTFTDKVDGVVQRNRLERMPDGLTPERREKLTHLFGAVRRFADEQHIAERKDHRKLVAAASVEPGKESTLRLPMLAAVTEFKTRAEDQAQTRALAANHYRHNRAALAQTASSIWRDPAGAASTIEGLILKGISGERIAAAVANHPEAYGALRGSERIIDRLLAGGRERKNAVKAVMEAESRIRSLAASYVTALDSELKVIVEERRRMGIAIPGMSPAAEDALRELTAGIKTKETKLDIAARSLDARTWQEFTRVSRALDLRFGRDAILRGEKSVVNVVPPQQRQAFEAMQKRLKTLQQVVRMGSTEQIVAERQRRVVERGQSIQH
- a CDS encoding DUF736 domain-containing protein, translated to MATTIATLTQKTDGTFEGVFATIRVNAPIAIVPNTTKVSEEAPDFLVIHRLSGFEIGAGWNRIARQTGEEYVSIKLEAPEIGVLFGNLAQAPGGDPDRKVILWNNQN
- a CDS encoding conjugal transfer protein TraD is translated as MATDRKKVAREKILLGSIVIRAGLSNVDRAFLLGGLLELARLSPATTEYQRLQDLGEIAFRSPVSERGDVTVSDAAQ